In the Ochotona princeps isolate mOchPri1 chromosome 29, mOchPri1.hap1, whole genome shotgun sequence genome, GAGCCTCACGCACAGGGCCCGGGCATCCCCGGGGCGGCTGTGTGCCAGGGGCCACGCCGCGGCACGGGGCACCCGCAGTGCTGCCCGCCAGCCTGCCCAGCGCCAGGCTTGCAGGAGCCCGGCTTTCACTTCCTCTCGCCTCCACCCGCCTCCTTGGCTCGCCGGCTGGCGTCGCCACTGCCTCCTCGTCCCCTTGGCCACCACTGTCGCCGCTGCTGCAATCCAGGGCTCACACTCTCCCACTTTCACGCTGGAGGCGCAGAGGATGCCCCTGGCACCAGACCCGGAGAAATAAGCCCCTGGCCAGGCTGGAGGAGCCTCAGTGGGTGAGAACGGAAAACCCAGCTCCGCTTTTCTGGGTAGCGCTGCAGCAGCTGGTCGCGAGGAAGGCGCCCACTGAGCGGGCGCGCACTGGGGGACGCTGGAGTCAGGCTGAGACCCCAGGC is a window encoding:
- the LOC131478310 gene encoding uncharacterized protein LOC131478310 is translated as MKLSADLEGAEEKEKLLLRNLTQKSWRRVGRGSQECSKPFLQKPMDEMIYSAWWLDPRAYNSRIWRASRTGPGHPRGGCVPGATPRHGAPAVLPASLPSARLAGARLSLPLASTRLLGSPAGVATASSSPWPPLSPLLQSRAHTLPLSRWRRRGCPWHQTRRNKPLARLEEPQWVRTENPAPLFWVALQQLVARKAPTERARTGGRWSQAETPGAGLRSTGGVCKWLRLLRWQPYTLTLDRMEACQRVLPTDGHPNMVPSQERGHDQGPQ